The following proteins come from a genomic window of Corallococcus sp. NCRR:
- a CDS encoding AAA family ATPase produces the protein MAVTVVVVSGPIGAGKTTLAQGLARRFGAQHLRSEDFLRKHGGEGSRRTRQELTVALDRTMGGRWLADGVLTVLHGHGLDAHGRTPRLVTVDAASSEAQLDGLRGSPGLRVVHVHLETPKPEQALRDAERRSRAMHEHERPATAEAARPHSAEHHPRTPHDDTTPAVTEADKSPHAEQVPHTPHEVAKPDAVEAARPSEEQPCTASLDSEQDHFEAAWAHPAERAVHALASLADLVVDTARTPPDAVLVRVASRLGLYGRPGERLVDLIIPGPHGGADTRPLTAQLAPHYAVLLRSGAAPSREELEDAFARGHRVLVESAGPCASGCIQAAGIAPARVRRVVLACRSEGGAFDWVGLLEAASLNAPTDLALTLAGDMAATNWSVRRFDQLTDPARHHLEELERVAGAPVSFLAPSPEARHLLERRPW, from the coding sequence ATGGCGGTCACGGTGGTGGTGGTGTCGGGGCCCATCGGCGCGGGGAAGACGACCCTGGCGCAGGGACTGGCGCGGCGGTTCGGCGCGCAGCATCTCCGCTCGGAGGATTTCCTGCGGAAGCATGGCGGTGAAGGTTCCCGGCGCACGCGCCAGGAGCTGACCGTCGCGCTGGACCGGACAATGGGGGGGCGCTGGTTGGCGGACGGAGTGCTCACGGTCCTGCATGGGCACGGACTGGACGCGCATGGCCGGACTCCCAGGCTGGTCACCGTGGACGCCGCGAGCAGCGAGGCGCAGTTGGACGGCCTGCGCGGGAGCCCTGGGCTCCGCGTCGTGCACGTCCACCTGGAGACGCCGAAGCCGGAGCAGGCGCTGCGCGATGCGGAGCGGCGTTCGCGCGCCATGCATGAGCACGAAAGGCCTGCCACCGCCGAGGCCGCCAGGCCCCATTCCGCTGAGCACCATCCGCGCACGCCGCATGACGACACGACACCTGCCGTCACCGAGGCAGACAAGTCACCTCATGCCGAGCAGGTTCCTCACACACCGCATGAGGTCGCGAAGCCTGACGCTGTCGAGGCGGCAAGACCTTCCGAGGAGCAGCCATGCACGGCGTCCCTGGATTCGGAGCAAGACCACTTCGAGGCAGCCTGGGCTCATCCCGCCGAGCGCGCGGTGCACGCATTGGCCTCGCTGGCGGATCTCGTGGTCGACACGGCGAGGACTCCGCCCGATGCGGTACTCGTGCGGGTCGCCAGCCGGCTCGGACTTTATGGACGGCCGGGCGAACGGCTCGTGGACCTGATCATCCCAGGGCCCCATGGCGGCGCGGACACGCGTCCTCTCACGGCGCAGCTCGCACCCCATTACGCGGTCCTGCTCCGGTCCGGCGCGGCCCCCTCACGCGAGGAACTGGAGGACGCCTTTGCCCGGGGGCACCGGGTGCTCGTCGAAAGCGCCGGGCCCTGCGCGAGCGGCTGCATCCAGGCGGCGGGCATCGCGCCGGCGCGGGTGCGGCGGGTGGTCCTGGCTTGCCGCTCGGAAGGCGGCGCGTTCGACTGGGTGGGGCTGCTCGAGGCCGCGTCCCTCAATGCCCCCACGGACCTGGCACTGACGCTCGCGGGGGACATGGCCGCAACCAACTGGTCCGTCCGGCGCTTCGACCAGCTCACCGACCCGGCCCGTCACCACCTGGAGGAACTCGAGCGCGTGGCGGGTGCGCCCGTGTCCTTCCTTGCCCCCTCGCCCGAAGCGCGCCACCTCCTCGAGCGGCGGCCCTGGTAA
- a CDS encoding glycoside hydrolase family 16 protein encodes MTMSTGRAATAWALVAGLTACAGAPKRAEAVADGWVQVWSDEFNGTEVDPGNWRIQTDVHVNNEQQQYTTSPDNVSVSDGTLKLTARLQTANGYPFTSGRVESAGKREFKYGRVEARIKLPVGVGLWPAFWMLGGDIHTTGWPACGELDIMENVGYGDWVSVALHGPGYSGNTPINGRFHPRTPVSDWHEYGVETSPEAIHWYIDGERVKTSTREEVERHGAWAYDKPLFIIFNFAVGGGYPEGVNKTKEPYFGVPQATVDLVRDAPQTMEVDWVRVSEKR; translated from the coding sequence ATGACGATGAGCACGGGCAGGGCTGCGACGGCGTGGGCGCTGGTGGCGGGGCTGACGGCGTGCGCGGGGGCACCGAAGCGCGCGGAGGCAGTGGCGGACGGCTGGGTCCAGGTGTGGAGCGACGAGTTCAACGGCACGGAGGTGGACCCGGGCAACTGGCGCATCCAGACCGACGTGCACGTGAACAACGAGCAGCAGCAGTACACGACGTCGCCAGACAACGTGTCGGTGAGCGACGGCACGTTGAAGCTCACGGCGCGGCTGCAGACGGCCAACGGGTATCCGTTCACGTCGGGCCGGGTGGAGAGCGCGGGCAAGCGGGAGTTCAAATACGGCCGCGTCGAGGCGCGCATCAAGCTGCCGGTGGGCGTGGGGCTCTGGCCGGCGTTCTGGATGCTGGGCGGCGACATCCACACGACGGGGTGGCCTGCGTGTGGGGAGCTCGACATCATGGAGAACGTCGGCTACGGCGACTGGGTGTCCGTCGCGTTGCATGGGCCGGGCTACAGCGGCAACACGCCCATCAACGGCCGCTTCCATCCGCGCACGCCGGTGAGCGACTGGCACGAGTACGGCGTGGAGACGTCGCCAGAGGCCATCCACTGGTACATCGACGGGGAGCGCGTGAAGACGTCCACGCGTGAGGAGGTGGAGCGCCACGGCGCGTGGGCCTACGACAAGCCCCTCTTCATCATCTTCAACTTCGCGGTGGGCGGCGGCTACCCGGAGGGCGTCAACAAGACGAAGGAGCCGTACTTCGGCGTGCCGCAGGCCACGGTGGACCTGGTGCGCGACGCGCCGCAGACCATGGAAGTGGACTGGGTGCGCGTCTCCGAAAAGCGCTGA
- a CDS encoding Type 1 glutamine amidotransferase-like domain-containing protein yields MTLPPLLLLADSAPLFWRVEGRPFLDFVRVLTGAELRVPPVKAAYLGASNGDVPEFYDIFVAAMEGIGITRCRSIPARPSGEDLSWLKDADVILLAGGDPRVGWDAFQAHGVDAILRERHQAGAVLIGVSAGAMHLGLGAWCEDLPGEGEPFPVLGLAPYLIGVHEPPEWPGLKLALQRRGLPTRGLGIPQGGGVLLHSDGSVEPVRQTVVDVTVDVEGRLHESLLMPPATPYRGESPEAPVDPRTLQ; encoded by the coding sequence ATGACGCTCCCGCCCCTCCTCCTGCTGGCTGACAGCGCTCCGCTGTTCTGGCGCGTGGAGGGGCGCCCCTTCCTGGACTTCGTGCGCGTGCTCACCGGCGCGGAGCTGCGCGTGCCGCCGGTGAAGGCCGCGTACCTGGGCGCGTCCAACGGCGACGTGCCGGAGTTCTACGACATCTTCGTCGCGGCCATGGAGGGCATCGGAATCACGCGCTGCCGGAGCATCCCGGCCAGGCCGTCCGGCGAGGACCTGTCGTGGCTGAAGGACGCGGACGTCATCCTCCTGGCGGGCGGAGACCCGCGCGTGGGCTGGGACGCGTTCCAGGCCCACGGCGTGGACGCCATCCTGCGTGAACGGCATCAGGCCGGAGCCGTGCTGATTGGCGTGTCCGCCGGGGCCATGCACCTGGGCCTGGGCGCGTGGTGCGAGGACCTGCCCGGCGAAGGCGAGCCCTTCCCGGTGCTGGGCCTGGCGCCCTATCTCATCGGCGTGCACGAGCCGCCCGAGTGGCCCGGCCTCAAGCTCGCCCTCCAGCGCAGGGGGTTGCCCACGCGGGGGCTGGGCATCCCGCAGGGGGGCGGCGTGCTGCTGCACTCGGACGGCAGCGTGGAGCCCGTGCGGCAGACCGTGGTGGACGTGACGGTGGACGTGGAGGGGCGGCTGCACGAATCGCTGCTCATGCCTCCGGCCACGCCCTACCGGGGCGAGTCCCCCGAAGCGCCGGTGGACCCACGGACGCTCCAGTAG
- a CDS encoding family 16 glycosylhydrolase, translating to MATRAGKTLWALAAVLGLTACGGGSAPAQDAMLTTPVVAEQSATAAPVGQTVWLKACATQKFVSADRNLGATAPLVANRDSAQGWEQFQVADAGNDFISLRVVETGLYVSADPNANGQVTGFRTAVGDWERFTWVPFPDGSVGLRAKSTGQYVSADTNLGASAPLYANRAAAGCWESFSFGVVGGGGEDRWVQIWSDEFDGNSVNAANWTPNTTVHVNSEQQQYTNSGDNISVSNGTLKLTARLQWNNGYPFTSGRLESAGKREFSHGRIEARIKMPVGAGLWPAFWMLGNDINSVGWPACGELDIMENVGYGDWTSGALHGPGYSGNTPINGRFYPSSSVSNWHVYRTEYSTSDIKWYIDGALVKTTTRTEVQRYGAWAYDKPLFIILNLAVGGGYPFGVNGASTPYYGVPQSTVDLVRNAPQTMEVDWVRAYQWR from the coding sequence ATGGCGACGAGAGCCGGGAAGACGCTGTGGGCGCTGGCGGCGGTGCTGGGACTGACGGCCTGTGGTGGGGGCTCCGCGCCCGCGCAGGACGCGATGCTGACGACGCCGGTGGTGGCGGAGCAGTCCGCCACGGCGGCGCCGGTGGGGCAGACGGTGTGGCTGAAGGCGTGCGCGACGCAGAAGTTCGTGTCGGCGGACCGGAACCTGGGGGCCACGGCGCCGCTCGTCGCCAACCGCGACAGCGCGCAGGGGTGGGAGCAGTTTCAGGTGGCGGACGCGGGCAACGACTTCATCTCGCTGCGCGTGGTGGAGACGGGCCTGTACGTGTCCGCGGATCCGAACGCGAACGGCCAGGTGACGGGCTTCCGCACGGCGGTGGGCGACTGGGAGCGCTTCACCTGGGTGCCCTTCCCGGACGGCAGCGTGGGCCTGCGCGCCAAGAGCACCGGGCAGTACGTGTCCGCGGACACGAACCTGGGCGCCAGCGCGCCGCTGTACGCCAACCGCGCCGCGGCCGGCTGCTGGGAGTCGTTCTCCTTCGGCGTCGTGGGCGGCGGCGGCGAAGACCGCTGGGTGCAGATCTGGAGCGATGAGTTCGACGGCAACAGCGTCAACGCGGCCAACTGGACGCCCAACACGACCGTGCACGTGAACAGCGAGCAGCAGCAGTACACGAACTCCGGCGACAACATCTCCGTGAGCAACGGCACGCTGAAGCTCACCGCGCGTTTGCAGTGGAACAACGGCTACCCGTTCACCTCCGGCCGGCTGGAGAGCGCGGGCAAGCGCGAGTTCAGCCACGGCCGCATCGAGGCGCGCATCAAGATGCCCGTGGGCGCGGGCCTGTGGCCGGCGTTCTGGATGCTGGGCAATGACATCAACTCCGTGGGCTGGCCCGCGTGCGGTGAGCTCGACATCATGGAGAACGTCGGCTACGGCGACTGGACGTCCGGGGCGCTGCACGGCCCGGGCTACAGCGGCAACACGCCCATCAACGGCCGCTTCTACCCGTCGTCCAGCGTGAGCAACTGGCACGTGTACCGCACGGAGTACTCGACCTCGGACATCAAGTGGTACATCGACGGGGCGCTGGTGAAGACCACCACGCGCACCGAGGTCCAGCGCTACGGCGCGTGGGCGTACGACAAGCCGCTGTTCATCATCCTCAACCTCGCGGTGGGCGGCGGCTATCCGTTCGGCGTGAATGGCGCCTCCACGCCGTACTACGGCGTGCCGCAGTCCACGGTGGACCTGGTGCGCAACGCGCCGCAGACGATGGAAGTGGACTGGGTGCGCGCCTACCAGTGGCGATAG